A portion of the Leptospira terpstrae serovar Hualin str. LT 11-33 = ATCC 700639 genome contains these proteins:
- a CDS encoding thiolase family protein, whose protein sequence is MKMVVILDGVRTPFGKFGGGLKDYSSSELAVITAKEAIRKIGLDPEEIEESIYGNVIQDDKDSAYLARHIGLRSGLNESSSALTVNRLCGSGMESVIIGSRKILSGENNLILAGGTESMSNAPFVLKNARWGNKYGNTIAEDRLAQSLNDCYVDLTMGMTAENIAEFFQISRQDQDEWAGISQVRAESATKSGIFSEEIIAVLSKGKNSQWVEKDELIRGISCVEQLKTLPTAFLKEGSITAGNSSGINDGAASLLIASDKWSEEKNLKPLAKIIGYATVGCDPKMMGLGPVFAIPKALQLAGVRLEDVDLFEINEAYASQTLAVIRELNLNPDKTNVNGGAIAIGHPLGASGTRVILTLAYELRRRNLKYGVASLCIGGGQGIAIVLENSAQ, encoded by the coding sequence TAGAACTCCCTTTGGAAAGTTCGGGGGAGGATTAAAAGATTATTCTTCTTCGGAACTTGCGGTCATTACGGCAAAGGAAGCGATCCGGAAAATCGGATTGGATCCAGAAGAAATTGAAGAATCCATATATGGAAATGTGATCCAAGATGATAAGGATTCAGCTTATTTAGCAAGACATATTGGCCTTCGGTCAGGTCTGAATGAAAGTTCAAGTGCCTTAACAGTGAATCGACTTTGCGGTTCTGGTATGGAGAGTGTGATTATCGGATCACGTAAAATTCTATCAGGTGAAAACAATCTGATTCTTGCTGGAGGAACAGAATCCATGAGTAATGCTCCCTTTGTTTTAAAAAATGCGAGGTGGGGAAATAAATATGGTAACACTATTGCGGAAGATCGTTTGGCTCAAAGTCTTAATGATTGTTATGTGGATTTGACGATGGGTATGACTGCAGAAAACATTGCTGAGTTTTTTCAGATTTCTCGACAAGATCAAGATGAATGGGCTGGTATCTCCCAAGTCCGAGCAGAAAGCGCCACAAAATCTGGAATTTTTTCGGAAGAGATTATAGCTGTACTTAGTAAAGGAAAAAATAGCCAATGGGTCGAAAAGGATGAATTGATTCGTGGGATTTCTTGTGTAGAACAACTAAAGACATTGCCAACTGCATTTTTAAAAGAAGGAAGTATTACTGCAGGAAATTCATCAGGTATCAATGACGGTGCAGCTTCTTTACTGATAGCATCAGATAAGTGGTCGGAAGAAAAAAATTTAAAACCATTAGCAAAAATTATTGGATACGCGACAGTCGGTTGTGATCCTAAAATGATGGGTCTTGGTCCTGTTTTTGCGATTCCGAAAGCATTACAACTGGCTGGCGTTCGTTTGGAGGATGTTGATTTATTCGAAATTAATGAGGCCTATGCTTCGCAAACACTTGCTGTGATCAGAGAACTCAATTTAAATCCTGATAAAACGAATGTAAATGGAGGAGCCATTGCGATCGGACATCCGCTTGGAGCGAGTGGAACACGTGTGATTCTTACTTTGGCTTATGAACTCCGTAGGAGAAATTTAAAATACGGAGTGGCTTCTCTTTGTATCGGCGGAGGACAAGGGATAGCGATCGTATTAGAAAATTCTGCACAATGA